A DNA window from Brassica napus cultivar Da-Ae chromosome C1, Da-Ae, whole genome shotgun sequence contains the following coding sequences:
- the LOC106349945 gene encoding non-specific lipid transfer protein GPI-anchored 5-like: MDQTRGNMKMGRVLELLTVFMAVMSSARVSAQSSCTTALISMSPCLNYITGNTTSPSQQCCSQLGNVVRSSPDCLCQALNGGGSQLGINVNQTQALALPRACNVQTPPVSRCNNGGGSTTDSPTDSPNSSGK; this comes from the exons atggaCCAAACACGAGGAAACATGAAAATGGGAAGAGTTCTAGAGTTGCTTACAGTTTTTATGGCTGTGATGTCTTCTGCAAGAGTCTCTGCTCAGTCCAGTTGCACAACCGCGTTGATCAGCATGTCTCCCTGTCTCAACTACATAACAGGAAACACTACCTCTCCTTCTCAGCAATGCTGTAGTCAGCTAGGTAATGTAGTCAGGTCTTCTCCTGACTGTTTGTGTCAAGCCCTCAACGGTGGAGGCTCTCAGCTTGGGATCAACGTTAACCAAACGCAGGCTCTTGCTTTGCCTAGGGCTTGTAATGTTCAAACTCCTCCTGTCAGTCGCTGTAACAACG gTGGTGGTTCTACTACTGACTCTCCTACAGATTCACCAAACTCTTCAGgtaaatga
- the LOC106351477 gene encoding non-specific lipid transfer protein GPI-anchored 5-like isoform X1 — protein sequence MKMGRVLVLLTVFMAVMSSTRVSAQSSCTTALISMSPCLNYITGNTTSPSQQCCSQLGNVVRSSPDCLCQALNGGGSQLGINVNQTQALALPRACNVQTPPVSRCNNGGGSTTDSPTDSPNSSGPGNGSKTVPVGEGDGSHGSSIKISYRLLTFLSVASYIAIFLKY from the exons ATGAAAATGGGAAGAGTTCTAGTGTTGCTTACAGTTTTTATGGCTGTGATGTCTTCTACAAGAGTCTCTGCTCAGTCCAGTTGCACAACCGCGTTGATCAGCATGTCTCCCTGTCTCAACTACATAACAGGAAACACTACCTCTCCTTCTCAGCAATGCTGTAGTCAGCTAGGTAATGTAGTCAGGTCTTCTCCTGACTGTCTGTGTCAAGCCCTCAACGGTGGAGGCTCTCAGCTTGGGATCAACGTTAACCAAACGCAGGCTCTTGCTTTGCCTAGGGCTTGTAATGTTCAAACTCCTCCTGTCAGTCGCTGTAACAACG gTGGTGGTTCTACTACTGACTCTCCTACAGATTCACCAAATTCTTCAG gaccaGGAAATGGATCGAAAACTGTGCCAGtaggagaaggagatggatcaCACGGAAGCTCTATCAAGATCTCATATCGTCTTCTTACCTTCCTTTCCGTGGCTTCCTACATCGCAATCTTCTTGAAATACTGA
- the LOC106351478 gene encoding non-specific lipid transfer protein GPI-anchored 20-like, whose translation MSKISGLTIVLVALIAVLVSPVRSQQPPLSQCTPSMMTTVGPCMSILTNSSTNGTSPSSDCCNSLRSLTTGGMGCLCLIVTGSVPFNIPINRTTAVSLPRACNMPRVPLQCKANIAPAAAPGPAGTFGPAMSPGPATTPLVPEPTPEAQTPQSDTTKPFTPTVDGAGPRSDDGGSTSRPSVTPSSAHTLSPSLLFFGVSLLALKFY comes from the exons ATGTCCAAGATCTCAGGACTAACGATTGTGTTAGTGGCCTTAATCGCAGTGCTAGTTTCTCCAGTTCGTAGCCAGCAACCGCCGCTTAGCCAATGTACTCCGTCTATGATGACGACCGTAGGTCCTTGTATGAGCATTTTAACCAACAGCAGTACTAATGGAACTTCACCTTCGTCTGATTGTTGTAACTCATTGAGGTCTTTAACTACCGGAGGAATGGGATGTCTCTGTCTTATTGTCACCGGAAGCGTTCCTTTTAATATTCCGATTAACCGTACAACCGCCGTCTCTCTTCCACGTGCTTGTAACATGCCTAGAGTCCCTCTTCAATGCAAAG CCAATATTGCTCCAGCTGCTGCTCCTG GACCTGCTGGTACATTTGGACCGGCGATGTCTCCAGGTCCAGCAACAACTCCACTAGTTCCAGAGCCGACTCCGGAAGCTCAGACACCACAGTCCGATACAACCAAACCTTTTACACCAACCGTGGACGGTGCTGGTCCTAGGTCTGACGACGGAGGAAGCACCAGTCGACCTTCTGTCACTCCTTCATCCGCCCACACTCTCTCAccatctcttctcttcttcggTGTCAGCCTCCTAGCTCTCAAATTCTACTGA
- the LOC106349946 gene encoding RING-H2 finger protein ATL16, with the protein MDFHIVAAGVIGFLAAAFLLVTCYVVVDKCWRRNDIHDGVSSSGGLSNDHDDDHFMFYSPELRTSEEEEENISQQCSACLNEFHVNETVRVIPHCFHLFHVDCVDPKNASCPLCQTRFSCDSSVPADEITAPNNSPVNALHTVVIRGEDEYEVIEIGIWNGNTSSDGEVSLF; encoded by the coding sequence ATGGACTTTCATATCGTAGCCGCCGGTGTGATAGGATTCTTGGCAGCAGCTTTCCTACTTGTAACCTGTTACGTTGTCGTTGACAAATGTTGGCGCAGAAACGACATTCATGACGGAGTCTCCTCATCTGGAGGGTTAAGCAACGACCATGATGATGACCATTTCATGTTTTACTCACCAGAGTTGAGAAccagcgaagaagaagaagagaatatcTCTCAACAATGCTCTGCCTGTTTGAATGAGTTTCACGTAAATGAGACTGTGAGGGTTATACCACACTGTTTTCATTTGTTTCACGTAGATTGCGTCGACCCAAAAAATGCCAGTTGCCCTCTGTGCCAAACTAGGTTTTCTTGTGACTCAAGTGTTCCTGCGGATGAGATTACTGCTCCCAACAATTCCCCAGTGAATGCGTTACACACCGTCGTGATTAGAGGCGAGGATGAGTATGAGGTCATTGAGATAGGTATATGGAACGGTAACACCAGTAGTGATGGAGAAGTTTCTTTATTTTGA
- the LOC106351477 gene encoding non-specific lipid transfer protein GPI-anchored 5-like isoform X2: protein MKMGRVLVLLTVFMAVMSSTRVSAQSSCTTALISMSPCLNYITGNTTSPSQQCCSQLGNVVRSSPDCLCQALNGGGSQLGINVNQTQALALPRACNVQTPPVSRCNNDSPNSSGPGNGSKTVPVGEGDGSHGSSIKISYRLLTFLSVASYIAIFLKY, encoded by the exons ATGAAAATGGGAAGAGTTCTAGTGTTGCTTACAGTTTTTATGGCTGTGATGTCTTCTACAAGAGTCTCTGCTCAGTCCAGTTGCACAACCGCGTTGATCAGCATGTCTCCCTGTCTCAACTACATAACAGGAAACACTACCTCTCCTTCTCAGCAATGCTGTAGTCAGCTAGGTAATGTAGTCAGGTCTTCTCCTGACTGTCTGTGTCAAGCCCTCAACGGTGGAGGCTCTCAGCTTGGGATCAACGTTAACCAAACGCAGGCTCTTGCTTTGCCTAGGGCTTGTAATGTTCAAACTCCTCCTGTCAGTCGCTGTAACAACG ATTCACCAAATTCTTCAG gaccaGGAAATGGATCGAAAACTGTGCCAGtaggagaaggagatggatcaCACGGAAGCTCTATCAAGATCTCATATCGTCTTCTTACCTTCCTTTCCGTGGCTTCCTACATCGCAATCTTCTTGAAATACTGA
- the LOC106351479 gene encoding proteasome subunit beta type-2-A-like, which translates to MLTQLSTNQDPFENRNRGTRKCRRKKMGLVGKGFAIVAADTSAVHSIMLHKNNEDKIMLLDSHKLVAASGEPGDLISFEFGGLIRVEYVQKNVSLYKFRNGIPLTTAAAANFTRGELATALRKNPYSVNILMAGYDNESGASLYYIDYIATLHKVDKGAFGYGSYFSLSTMDWHYRSDMSVEEAIELVDKCILEIRSRLVVAPPNFVIKIVDKDGARDYAWLQDVTTAAV; encoded by the exons ATGCTCACGCAACTATCAACCAACCAGGATCCGTTTGAAAATCGGAATCGAGGGACAAGGAAGTGTAGAAGGAAGAAGATGGGTCTAGTGGGGAAGGGATTCGCGATCGTAGCGGCGGATACATCGGCGGTTCACAGCATCATGCTCCACAAAAACAACGAGGACAAGATCATGCTTCTCGACTCTCACAAGCTCGTTGCTGCCAGCGGCGAGCCAGGCGACC TGATTAGTTTCGAATTTGGGGGTTTGATTAGGGTGGAGTACGTTCAGAAGAACGTGTCCTTGTACAAGTTCCGCAACGGCATCCCTTTGACCACCGCCGCCGCCGCCAACTTCACTCGCGGCGAGCTCGCCACTGCTTTGAGAAag AATCCGTATTCCGTGAATATCCTGATGGCTGGCTACGACAATGAGAGTGGCGCATCCCTTTACTACATCGACTACATTGCAACCCTTCACAAAGTTGACAAGGGAGCTTTCGGTTACGGCTCCTACTTCTCCCTCTCCACCATGGACTGGCATTATCGCAGCGACATGTCTGTTGAAGAAGCCATCGAACTGGTCGACAAATGCATACTTGAGATCCGATCAAGACTGGTCGTTGCGCCTCCAAACTTTGTTATCAAGATTGTTGACAAAGACGGAGCTCGTGACTACGCTTGGCTTCAGGACGTCACAACTGCTGCTGTCTGA